The following is a genomic window from Methanothermobacter tenebrarum.
ATTATAGGCTTTTAGGAATGGGGTGATGAGTTTAAGGGTGTCACCCGCATTATAACCTGGTCTTTTAATCTCATATGCTAGTATATCATCGTATTTGCTCACTGCCGCGAAGAATTTGTCACCATCTGGTATGAAATGGCTTGCGAGTTCGAATGCATTGTCGTTAAGTGAAATAGGACCCTCACAGTCTGTTACAAATAATTTTTTCATTTGGGATCACCCCCCCACAAGGGGGATATTATCCTATCCTGGATGGAATGGGGGTCTGGGGAAGATGTTCTCTATGATATATTTTACTAGGAGGGCTGATAATATCCCCATAATGAGGCCTAGATCTAGGGTATTATAGAATCCTCTGAATCCCAATTTTAGGGATACTGCGAGGAGGCCTGCTGCGATTATGGGTGTTGGGAATATCACTGTTAAAGTCCATGAGCGTCTCCATGGTCTTTCAGCTACAATTGGGAGCCCGAGGAGTGAAGCTACAATGATGGCTGATACTATCGCGATCAAGTAACTAAAGAGGATCATATTAAAAAGATGAAAATTTAAAATATATAAAATTTTTCCAAGAATAATCCTATGATTTGCGGAACTTTTACCCCAAAAGATAAAATCATGCCCCCATAGGGGGATATATTTATCCACTCTAATAATCTAATGATTGAGGAGAAAGCATAGTATGAAAACTGATGTTCGTGAGATTGATCATATCAACCAGTATATCCAAATTCACATCTTTGCTCCTTGGGAGGCAAGTTGATCATGACATCTGAGCATGAAGAAATTTTAAGGTTCCATCAATCTTCAAAGGATCTTTTCGTTGTAGTTGTCTCAGCCTTCATACTCTTAGTATTTCTACAATTCCCATATAAGTTTTGGATCCTCAGAAGCTTGATTATAGGATTTAACATTTTTTTAATAATAGGATATTCTATAATATCATTTTTCTCCCTCAAGTTTCAAGAGAAAAGATTATCTTTGAGGCTGATCCTAAGCATCCCCCTGAGTCTGGTGATAATAATAGCATTCGATTATCTACCATTGGATAACCATGGGATCCTCAGACTATCAGCTATAATATCAATTATAGCAGGGATACTAGCATATGCTAGGAGACGTAGAAGGCAAGATATGATAAGAAGGTCCTTGAAAGAAGCCGGAATAGATGAAAAGAATATCATAAGCCCATCAGAGGCTGCTAAGATAGCTATAGAACGACATGAAAGGTTATCCAGGGGGGATGAGCTTGAAAGGGCATTCCCACCAGAAGAATATTTCAAAATCGAAGAAAAAAAAGAAAAGCCAAAACTAGGATCCTACGCAGACCTCATACTCATCCTCATATTCACAATAATAACAATGATTTCACCAATCAAATGGCCACTTGGAATATTCATGATGATACTAATACCTGGTTATCTACTCATAGCAATCCTAGCACCAAAAAAGGGAACCATAAACTCCTATGAAAGACTATTCCTAAGTTTCACACTGAGTATAATCATAAGCGCTATCATAAGCCTAATCCTAAAAAAACCTTCAAACCTTGTCATCACAGAAACATCCTGCAGATTGTCCATTCTCTTAACAATAACATCCCTCATAATAAGATCGAAGACTAAACCCACTGAAAGATTTTACTGGAACCCCGTCAAATCCATTGAAAGGATTAAAGACACGCGCTTGAAAAAGAACCAGATAGTATCACTCATATTACTCATCATCCTCATTTCAATGATAGGAGTTACTATTAACACCATAATTTTAAATCCAGTCCCGTCAGAAAGATTCACAGAATTTTACATCCTCGGACCCACAGGAAAAGCATATGATTACCCAACAAACCTAAGAATAGGCGAAACTGGGGAAGTAATTATAGGAGTTGTAAACCATGAATACCAGACCACAGACTATAGAATAATCGTTAAAATGGGCGAAGAAGTCATAGACAATACCACAATAACATTAAAAAACGGTGAAAAGTGGGAGAAACGCTTTAAATTCACCCCAAAAGAGGCTGGGGACAATCAAAAACTCCAATTTTTATTATATCGTCTGCCAGATGAAGAAAGAGTTTACAGGTCGCTCCACCTCTTCGTGAATGTGAAATAATAAAGGTGAGAATTGTGAAGGATAAAAATGTCATAGTCACCGGCGGCCTTGGATTTATCGGTTCACACCTTACAGACAGGCTACTAGAAAACGGTAACAAGGTAACGGTTATAGATGACTGTTCCACAGGTTCAATCAACAATTTAACCATGAAAGATCATGAAAACCTCAAAATTATAAAAGGCAGTATAACAAATTTGGACCTTGAAAAAATCTTCAAAGGAAAGGATTATATATTCCACCAGGCAGCACTCGCAAGCGTGGAAGAAAGTATAAAAAATCCAATAAAATGCCATGAAATAAACGCCACAGGCACTCTCAAAATCCTCCAAGCCGCGAAAAAATGTAATATTATAAAAGTATTACACGCATCCACCTCAGCAGTCTACGGGGACAATCCAAACATACCATTAAATGAAAACGAAAACCCCAAGCCACTTTCACCCTACGCCGCCTCAAAAGTTTCAGCAGAATCATATTGTCACGTTTACACCCAATGTTATGGACTTAAAACCGTCTCATTAAGATACTTCAACGTGTTCGGACCCCGCCAAAACCCAAAATTAGAATATGCTGCAGTCATACCACGATTCATAAATGCCATACTCTCAGGAGAAAGACCAATAATCTATGGGAACGGCAACCAAACCCGAGACTTCATCTATGTAGAGGATATAGTGGAAGCCAACCTACTACTCGCAGAATCAAAATTCACAGGCCCAGTCAACATAGCCACGGGTGAAAGCATAACAATAAACAAGCTCCTGGAATTAATAGAGGATATACTTGATGTTGACATTAAACCCATCTACCATGATCCAAGACCAGGTGACATAATAGAGTCTAGGGCGGATATAGGCCTTTTAAAATCTCTTGGATTCAAAAAGATCACAAAACTCAAAAGTGGACTCGAAAAGACAATAGAATGGTACAAAGAAGAAAAAACTAGGCTTGGGGGGATACTAGATTAGAAAGTTTAACTAGCAAATTCTCAATATTTAAAATCCCCCAGTATAAAGGAACGTGAATCGACCCATTCTAAATGTAGGATGAAAAATCATCCACACAGCAAACAACCTTGGTCATACTAGTAGAGTATTTCTTCCCACAAACTCTGAGGTTCACAAGCTCTATATGTCTTTTATCATTCCCCACTCCCCCACAAATTTTTCATGTTCACATTTTACCATATATTCTTCGACACCTCAGATACTCCCTTTTGGAAGGGAAAACCCTTTAACAAAAGCTTTAAGGGATAACGCTTCCTAGATTAACAGATATTGTCAAAGTATACTCTCTTTCCTGGAAACTAAATAAAAACATTTATATAAAACTTTTAACTCATATTCTTATTTGTCACAGGTTACATTGCCTGTGATGTGGGAGGCGATAATATTTCGACTGGTATAACAGTACTATGCATGCTATGCATGGTACTGGCAGCAGTAGGTACCAGTTACGCCCAAGAAAACACAACCACAAACTTTGAAATGCATGATAACAATGCGCAATTAAGCGAAGAGAAAATCAACGAAACCCCCACCATTATGGGAAAAAACCCCAAAGTCAATGAAACAAGCCAACAGGCAGCATATAACGATGAAGAGAATGTAAAGGCCGTGGAACCCTCAGATATCGAGGATGCGGCGGTCCGGGTTAACAAGTTCGTCCAAGAGAACGGAAAACTCCCAAAGTATGTGAGAATCAAAAATTCAGAGGTTAGCATGCCAGAATACTTATACCTCCTCACAGCATCCCTAAAAGGTGGGGATACCATCATAAAGAACGTGGAACCACCCGAAAACTCCACTGGAAGCACAGTGGCTGGTTCAATAAAATTAAATGACTACCTCGAACTTGCAAATAGGGTGTACAATTTCATAAAATCAGAAAATAGAGCACCCTCCTATGCAACCTACCAAGGCTTTAAAATCAGATTCGAATCCCTCGTATGGCTATTCACAAAAGCCATCAACTTCAAAGTAACAAATCAACGCCTGCCCAATTATATAGACCTTGAAAAACTTAATAAAATAGGCACATACACTATAGACAATAACAATCCAAGCAGCACCTCAGGAAGTGCTGCTAATGGCAATT
Proteins encoded in this region:
- the ehaA gene encoding energy-converting NiFe hydrogenase A subunit EhaA, whose translation is MILFSYLIAIVSAIIVASLLGLPIVAERPWRRSWTLTVIFPTPIIAAGLLAVSLKLGFRGFYNTLDLGLIMGILSALLVKYIIENIFPRPPFHPG
- a CDS encoding DUF1616 domain-containing protein, translated to MTSEHEEILRFHQSSKDLFVVVVSAFILLVFLQFPYKFWILRSLIIGFNIFLIIGYSIISFFSLKFQEKRLSLRLILSIPLSLVIIIAFDYLPLDNHGILRLSAIISIIAGILAYARRRRRQDMIRRSLKEAGIDEKNIISPSEAAKIAIERHERLSRGDELERAFPPEEYFKIEEKKEKPKLGSYADLILILIFTIITMISPIKWPLGIFMMILIPGYLLIAILAPKKGTINSYERLFLSFTLSIIISAIISLILKKPSNLVITETSCRLSILLTITSLIIRSKTKPTERFYWNPVKSIERIKDTRLKKNQIVSLILLIILISMIGVTINTIILNPVPSERFTEFYILGPTGKAYDYPTNLRIGETGEVIIGVVNHEYQTTDYRIIVKMGEEVIDNTTITLKNGEKWEKRFKFTPKEAGDNQKLQFLLYRLPDEERVYRSLHLFVNVK
- a CDS encoding SDR family oxidoreductase; the protein is MKDKNVIVTGGLGFIGSHLTDRLLENGNKVTVIDDCSTGSINNLTMKDHENLKIIKGSITNLDLEKIFKGKDYIFHQAALASVEESIKNPIKCHEINATGTLKILQAAKKCNIIKVLHASTSAVYGDNPNIPLNENENPKPLSPYAASKVSAESYCHVYTQCYGLKTVSLRYFNVFGPRQNPKLEYAAVIPRFINAILSGERPIIYGNGNQTRDFIYVEDIVEANLLLAESKFTGPVNIATGESITINKLLELIEDILDVDIKPIYHDPRPGDIIESRADIGLLKSLGFKKITKLKSGLEKTIEWYKEEKTRLGGILD